The Sphingobacterium lactis sequence GTATTTCGGCAACCATTGGCAACCTAGCGGAAGCAAAGGAAATATTATTGGGACCGGGGAACCAAGGTGTCATGGTGAAAGCGGATATTCAGAAGAAGCTCGAAATACAGACGGTTTTTCCCGATAACCTAGAAAAATTCCCCTGGGCCGGACACTTGGGGATCAGGCTGTTGGATAAGGTCGTGGATGTCATCAATCAGTATCAAACGACCTTGATTTTCACCAATACCCGATCGCAGGCTGAAATATGGTATCAACAAATTATCACCGCCTATCCAGAATTTTCGGGTCTTTTGGCAATTCACCATGGCTCGTTGAGCGATGAGGTCCGCATGTGGGTGGAAGAGGCTTTGCATGAAGGTAAACTTAAAGCAGTGGTCTGTACCAGTAGTCTAGACCTTGGTGTCGACTTCCGGCCAGTCGATTGTGTTGTTCAGGTGGGCTCCCCAAAGGGCATTGCCCGGTTTCTGCAGCGTGCCGGTCGGTCTGGCCACAGACCTGATGCCACATCCATTATCTATTATGTGCCCACCAATTCCCTCGAGATTATTGAAGGCGATTCACTTAAATATGCGGTCAAGGAAAAACTGGTTGAAAGCCGGATTCCTTTCGTGCGTTCCTTCGATGTACTGATCCAGTACCTGATGACCTTGGCTGTTGGCGACGGCTTCCAAGCGGATGATATCCTGCAGGAGGTGGCGCAGACCCATTGCTTTGAATCGATAACCCAAGAGGAATTCGACCAGTGTATGGCATTACTGATCCATGGGGGCAATTCACTTCAGGCCTATGATGATTTCCATCGCTTGGAGTTGATCGATGGACTATATAAGGTTACATCACGGAAATTGGCGATGCGGCACCGGTTATCTATTGGAGCCATTGTATCGGACCTGATGATGCGGGTTAAATTCCTTTCCGGGAAATACTTGGGTTCCATTGAGGAGTCCTTTATTTCCAAGCTAAATGTGGGGGATGTCTTTTGGTTTTCCGGTCGGCAGCTTGAATTGGTGCAGATCATTGCCAATGATGCCATCGTCAAACCCTCAACCAAGAAAAAAGGCGTGGTTCCTTCATGGATGGGTGGGCGTTTCGCCATTTCGCCAGATCTGGGCGAGGCCATTCGGCACAGTTTCCGGAACATCCATAAAAAGTCGGGGATATCCCCGGAAATAAAGTTCCTCAGACCACTCTTTCAGGAACAGGAGAAACTATCGGCGCTTCCAAAGGAGGATGAACTGCTCGTGGAATACATCAAGAGCAAATATGGCTATCACCTTTTTCTCTATCCTTTTGAGGGTAAACTGGTCCATGAGGGCATGGCACAGGTACTGGCCTATAGGCTCAGTTTGCTGAAACCGGCTACTTTCTCCATTGCAACAAACGAGTATGGTATTGAACTGCTCTCGGAAACGGATTATGAACTGGATAAAACTGCCCTGCAGCAATTGTTTGATCCAGCAGGACTGCACAAAGATATCAATTCGGGGATCAACGTGATGGAAATGGCAAAAAGACGGTTCCGCGATATTGCAGGTATTGCAGGATTGGTATTTCAGGGATTTCCGGGCAAGCAGATGAAGTCAAAGCACCTGCAGGCCAATGCCGGTCTGTTTTTTTCGGTATTTGCCGAATACGATCCTAATAACCTCTTGTTGCGGGAAGCATACGACGAGGTATTCGATTTCCAGCTGGAAGAGGGACGCATGAAAATGGCCTTCGATCGGATCGCCGGCCATAAAATTATTTTCTCCACACCTGATCGATTTACTCCTTTTTCATTTCCTATCTTTGCAGAATCTTTCCGCGAGCGCTACAGCAATGAAGACTGGCAGAGCAGATTGGAGAAATTGAAAATGCAATTATTGGATGGCTAAGCGTATTGAATTGAATGGGTTGGAGATGTACTTGTTACCGCAAAAAGCGCTATACATTCCTTCATATCAACTATTGGTAATTTCGGATTGGCACCTCGGCAAGCTGAGCCACTTTCGGCGGGAGGGACTTTTCGTCCCTGCACCTGCCGCGGAGGAAGAGTTTGAGCGGCTTGATATCCTGCTGCAGGAGCTCCAGGTCAAGGAGGTTGTATTTTTAGGCGACTTGTTCCATTCCCAATGGAATAGTGATTGGGAGAAACTGAAAGCTTATATCAATCTGCATGCACAGCAGACCCTTCGATTTACCCTGACCAAGGGCAATCACGATATCCTCAAGGATCACCATTTCGAGAACTTTACCCTGCGCGTGAAATCGGAGGTTATCCTTTCCGAAGGCATTGTGCTGAGCCATGAGCCATTGACTGACCTCCCGAGTTATATGGTGAATATCGTGGGGCATATCCATCCCGGCTGTTTGATCGGTGCGGGAGCGAGGCAATCCTTCCGGCTTCCCTGTTTCCACCTCAAGGATCGGGTACTGACCATGCCGGCATTCGGAAAATTCACCGGCCTGCACATCATGAAACCCGAGCCCCAAGCAGATATTTATGCCATAGTCAATGATGCTGTAATTTTGGTGTCCTGATCAAGAATATTATAGATTCCACTTGGTTGGTTTTTTGATTTCCCTTATATTTAATTATGCTAAAGCGTTTTAAGCTCGAGCAGACTAACCAACATATAAGCAATCTTAATCAACCTGTATGTCTAAAATTTGGAAATATGTATTTATAGCGTCCCTTGGTGGATTCTTGTTTGGCTTTGAAACAGCGGTCATTTCCGGTGCCGAAAAGATTATCCAACAGCTGTGGGACCTGAATTCCTTCTGGCATGGCTTTACCGTGTCAATCTCCTTGATCGGAACTATCTTCGGTGCCATCGGAGCAGCCAAGCCCGCCCAACGCTATGG is a genomic window containing:
- a CDS encoding ligase-associated DNA damage response DEXH box helicase; amino-acid sequence: MKNEIAEVWFFNQGWEAHAFQKACWQQIAAGHSGILNAPTGYGKTFAIWFGVLDSYYRQQETLDKKPKKSLHTLWITPLRALSKEIHKATSQVSLDLDLDYEIELRTGDTSTSARQKQRKNPPQALITTPESVHLILASKGGQDYFKNLEFIVVDEWHELLGSKRGVLIELAISRLKSINPKLKIWGISATIGNLAEAKEILLGPGNQGVMVKADIQKKLEIQTVFPDNLEKFPWAGHLGIRLLDKVVDVINQYQTTLIFTNTRSQAEIWYQQIITAYPEFSGLLAIHHGSLSDEVRMWVEEALHEGKLKAVVCTSSLDLGVDFRPVDCVVQVGSPKGIARFLQRAGRSGHRPDATSIIYYVPTNSLEIIEGDSLKYAVKEKLVESRIPFVRSFDVLIQYLMTLAVGDGFQADDILQEVAQTHCFESITQEEFDQCMALLIHGGNSLQAYDDFHRLELIDGLYKVTSRKLAMRHRLSIGAIVSDLMMRVKFLSGKYLGSIEESFISKLNVGDVFWFSGRQLELVQIIANDAIVKPSTKKKGVVPSWMGGRFAISPDLGEAIRHSFRNIHKKSGISPEIKFLRPLFQEQEKLSALPKEDELLVEYIKSKYGYHLFLYPFEGKLVHEGMAQVLAYRLSLLKPATFSIATNEYGIELLSETDYELDKTALQQLFDPAGLHKDINSGINVMEMAKRRFRDIAGIAGLVFQGFPGKQMKSKHLQANAGLFFSVFAEYDPNNLLLREAYDEVFDFQLEEGRMKMAFDRIAGHKIIFSTPDRFTPFSFPIFAESFRERYSNEDWQSRLEKLKMQLLDG
- the pdeM gene encoding ligase-associated DNA damage response endonuclease PdeM codes for the protein MAKRIELNGLEMYLLPQKALYIPSYQLLVISDWHLGKLSHFRREGLFVPAPAAEEEFERLDILLQELQVKEVVFLGDLFHSQWNSDWEKLKAYINLHAQQTLRFTLTKGNHDILKDHHFENFTLRVKSEVILSEGIVLSHEPLTDLPSYMVNIVGHIHPGCLIGAGARQSFRLPCFHLKDRVLTMPAFGKFTGLHIMKPEPQADIYAIVNDAVILVS